The following are from one region of the Hypanus sabinus isolate sHypSab1 chromosome 14, sHypSab1.hap1, whole genome shotgun sequence genome:
- the bod1l1 gene encoding biorientation of chromosomes in cell division protein 1-like 1 isoform X2 yields the protein MDALAPGDPKLVSMIVNHLKNQGLFDQFRRDCLADVDTKPAYQNLRQRVDNFVSNHLASHTWSPHLNKNQLRNSLRQMVLQSGMLEVGVDRIISQVVDPKINHIFRPQVEKAVHEFLATVDQKEEPASMNVAQNSEKQEPATSGPSSCPSTSKANDALSILDTITSLNQEASASRITAENSLGKICEKISKKISLTEFKSQAFDLGMEKDHATEETEKIALETTMEFGKLYPKSEGSINVLTTLKDFDDKHEKAGPVVENLEDVNEKNDKIDKREKDVTKAEQLGLSKNERRGKRKDSESVRRGSGTLKQTAKENLKKEYFLEDSDFEGLSDITVSSVHTSDLSSFEEDDDEEEEGEVPDSDSTDEVEEQSSEEKDTNLETTKEEQKEVKAKPGRHPYVHKPFLYSKYYNDSDDEETVVQRRQSIAKEKAERLLRRQWNRERVEDKRKQLEIEKDQLSEEIQRNEENLQPLEKSINSTLSVETNSRKMMQPTSLISKVSKAALKEQKILEKKVALRRKRKGDLRTLSGEVALHHEDRKRKREQLEELKETQLRTENKEKAFASTLKDSKNAQAPDQPLRSVQILSELNGENNNHLKIDHESCRKQPRSNDLDMSGLEQPRVNKLDDFGLVEENLKDSSKHKGEMKQVKHGDGELMGSESSSWTCDIDINDDQKIGTTFDSVITNYHQVIQSSDSKTLLPSDSAELPILEHGQEIKSRDHTKIKEEKGKEKKYIAEGSWTKSREYTQENTKSYEKNKEKRNESECLRSKFKESVNDDVKSTEKCKEKRNDFENPCLKFKENINEDGKTREKKNESERGRTKSRENTLEDKGHEKSKDKKYMSERTRSLSEESLQDDMKGSEKGKEKRTESGNSRSKSREKMHDDTRSHEKLKENQNESGISRSKSREAVQEDVKNKDKRKNFENARSRSKEELQEDKREKRIEKRRESESSKSKERVDSSRSKTKESIELSRSKSKEDNEYKQKVVEKRHDSETARLKFKEHSEITRSKSREKLQGDVQYDERVEKRRDSENAWLKSKDSVDGSRSKSKDKVQDTIQNEKGIEKKHSSENTGPKSREYSESSHSKVKEKMRDSAQGSMKGNDKRHDSKIKHFEKSHSKSKEDLQVNNAKKMEQKFDFGNNRSKSGERSEHSRSKSKEHSDSSRSKYKERVQENIQNNEKGMDKKHKYENTLSKSVEHSEISQSKSSEKGKESIKDCDKGKFKKSDFQNVQSKSKEFSESMQAKSKDKAQGGEKGYETGNFETSQSCSKDKVADLPCDEKLEEKEIKLLAALSKPKTAQEDEQSRDKSNKLKNVAEYVEEVEMTKSNEIQESHTVEYDQSGSKADLHTDIKNEELVEGEKVTVHFELKEWHLGENETNSTEKKSENTFSKSSEKFENDQSNNEGIDIENSRLHLEENRLDTKEIAHTYPGNMVQIENLIKSEDKLEERTEIFESESSKAEPRENLNLGEKELETEQNETDRCKISLLVKEQTEKPAHEQLAKSNEINIHPDLEQQASLPIPYVAASPDDPTTKDTSLFHPIAAKAQFVYYDPSSPATPTLDENFSYEAPSSVSDSSIPSVEGPGKQEVHSSENVAEELCAKNQAEEMDIKCEPPKVELQGSKTIYVELPVQQDIMPEINTSAIGELEDEDLTGESVTGAREQSSTKNERKPKRPFTPVENPPKRRHLHSEEKSAVVDELVEAIPVEAQEEESPTQSQEKTTKVEDKARNLTSDVSSQNKPTTRAAKKVSSPEHLSVTEQEKRSLTSTKEKPTTDVKSGKSPAPVSVTRSRNQPSPVIKQGRKREASPERKRRQHKTEVPPKRTRR from the exons ATGGACGCCCTGGCCCCCGGAGACCCCAAGCTTGTGTCCATGATCGTCAATCACCTCAAGAATCAGGGCCTCTTTGACCAGTTCCGCCGCGACTGCCTGGCCGACGTGGACACTAAG ccTGCTTACCAGAACTTAAGACAGCGGGTGGATAATTTTGTGTCCAACCATCTTGCAAGTCATACATGGAGCCCTCATCTCAACAAGAATCAACTGAGAAACAGTCTTAGACAGATGGTGCTACA ATCGGGTATGCTGGAGGTAGGCGTAGACAGGATAATTTCTCAAgttgtggatccaaagatcaatCACATATTCCGGCCTCAGGTTGAAAAAGCTGTTCATGAGTTTTTAGCAACTGTGGATCAGAAAGAAGAGCCTGCTTCTATGAACGTTGCTCAAAATTCTGAGAAACAAGAGCCTGCTACTTCAG GCCCTTCTAGCTGTCCTAGCACAAGCAAAGCTAACGATGCTCTTTCTATTTTGGATACAATAACCTCCCTTAATCAGGAAGCCAGTGCTTCCAGGATTACAGCTGAGAATTCATTGGGTAAAATATGTGAAAAGATTTCCAAGAAGATCTCCTTGACAGAATTCAAGTCTCAAGCTTTTGATCTTGGAATGGAGAAAGATCATGCTactgaagaaactgaaaaaaTTGCATTGGAAACCACAATGGAGTTTGGAAAGCTTTATCCTAAGTCAGAGGGATCAATTAATGTTTTAACAACTTTGAAGGATTTTGACGATAAGCATGAAAAGGCTGGGCCTGTTGTGGAAAATTTGGAAGATGTGAATGAAAAAAACGATAAAATTGATAAGAGAGAAAAAGATGTAACAAAAGCTGAACAACTTGGGTTGTCAAAGAATGAGAGAAGAGGCAAACGGAAAGACTCTGAATCTGTCCGACGTGGATCTGGAACTCTTAAACAGACAGCCAAGGAAAACTTAAAGAAAG AGTATTTCCTAGAAGATTCTGATTTTGAAGGTCTGAGTGACATTACTGTTAGTTCTGTCCATACGAGTGATCTTTCCTCCTTTGAGGAGGATGatgatgaagaggaggagggtgaaGTTCCAGATTCTGACAGCACTGATGAAGTAGAAGAGCAAAGTTCTGAAG AAAAAGATACGAATTTGGAAACAACCAAAGAAGAACAAAAGGAAGTCAAAGCGAAACCTGGACGGCATCCATATGTCCACAAACCATTTCTGTATTCAAAGTACTATAATGATTCAGATGATGAAGAAACCGTGGTTCAACGTCGCCAGTCAATT GCAAAAGAAAAGGCAGAGCGGTTACTGAGGCGACAGTGGAACAGAGAAAGGGTAGAAGACAAGCGCAAACAGTTGGAAATCGAGAAAGACCAGTTATCAGAAGAGATTCAAAGGAATGAAGAAAATCTTCAACCACTGGAAAAAA GTATTAACAGTACTTTAAGTGTTGAAACTAATTCAAGAAAAATGATGCAGCCAACCTCCCTCATTTCAAAAGTTAGCAAAGCAGCTTTGAAAGAACAAAAAATCCTGGAGAAAAAAGTGGCACTgagaaggaaaaggaaaggaGACTTAAG AACCTTATCAGGGGAAGTTGCTCTGCACCATGAAGACCGGAAAAGAAAGCGTGAACAGCTAGAAGAATTGAAGGAAACTCAGCTTAGAACAGAG AACAAAGAAAAGGCTTTTGCTTCTACTCTGAAGGATTCCAAAAATGCACAGGCCCCAGATCAGCCACTCAGATCTGTTCAGATACTTTCAGAGTTGAATGGTGAAAACAACAACCATTTAAAAATTGATCATGAGTCTTGTCGAAAGCAACCAAGAAGCAATGATTTGGATATGAGCGGATTGGAACAACCTCGTGTTAATAAGCTTGATGACTTCGGATTAGTAGAAGAAAATCTTAAAGATTCATCGAAGCACAAAGGTGAAATGAAGCAAGTAAAACATGGTGATGGGGAACTGATGGGATCTGAAAGTAGCTCTTGGACTTGTGATATTGACATAAATGATGATCAGAAGATCGGAACTACTTTCGACAGTGTCATAACCAATTACCATCAGGTTATACAATCAAGTGACAGCAAAACTCTGCTTCCTTCAGATTCTGCAGAATTACCAATATTAGAACATGGTCAAGAAATCAAATCTAGAGATCACACAAAAATaaaagaagagaaaggaaaagaaaagaaatataTTGCTGAAGGCTCCTGGACAAAATCCAGAGAGTATACACAGGAAAATACAAAAAGTTACgagaaaaacaaagagaaaagaaaTGAATCTGAATGCCTGCGGTCAAAATTCAAGGAAAGCGTGAACGATGATGTGAAATCTACAGAAAAATGTAAAGAGAAACGGAATGATTTTGAAAACCCTTGCCTCAAATTCAAGGAAAATATAAATGAAGATGGTAAAACCAGAGAAAAGAAAAATGAGTCAGAGCGTGGTCGAACAAAATCTAGGGAAAATACCCTTGAAGATAAAGGCCATGAGAAAAGTAAAGACAAGAAATACATGTCTGAACGCACTCGGTCTTTATCTGAGGAAAGCTTGCAAGACGACATGAAAGGCTCTGAAAAAGGCAAAGAAAAGAGAACCGAATCTGGCAACTCGCGATCAAAGTCCAGAGAGAAAATGCATGATGATACAAGAAGTCATGAGAAACTCAAAGAGAATCAAAATGAATCTGGAATCTCTCGATCTAAGTCAAGGGAAGCTGTACAGGAGGATGTTAAAAATAAAGATAAAAGGAAGAATTTTGAAAATGCAAGGTCGAGATCGAAGGAAGAATTGCAAGAAGATAAAAGGGAAAAGAGAATAGAAAAGAGACGAGAATCTGAAAGCTCAAAATCCAAGGAAAGGGTTGATAGCTCTAGGTCAAAAACAAAGGAAAGCATTGAATTGTCTCGATCAAAGTCTAAGGAAGATAATGAATATAAGCAGAAAGTTGTGGAGAAAAGGCACGATTCTGAAACTGCTCGGTTGAAATTTAAGGAACATTCAGAAATCACTAGATCAAAATCCAGGGAAAAATTGCAGGGAGATGTTCAGTATGACGAGAGGGTAGAAAAGCGACGTGATTCTGAAAACGCTTGGCTTAAATCTAAGGATAGTGTTGATGGCTCTCGATCAAAATCCAAGGACAAAGTGCAGGATACTATTCAAAATGAAAAAGGAATAGAAAAGAAGCATAGTTCTGAAAACACAGGTCCAAAATCCAGGGAATATTCAGAAAGCTCGCACTCAAAAGTCAAAGAAAAGATGCGTGATTCTGCTCAGGGTTCAATGAAAGGAAATGACAAGAGGCATGATTCTAAGATAAAACATTTTGAAAAATCACATTCAAAATCTAAGGAAGATTTGCAGGTAAATAATGCAAAGAAGATGGAACAAAAGTTTGATTTTGGAAATAATCGGTCGAAGTCTGGGGAACGCTCTGAACATTCGCGGTCAAAATCTAAGGAGCATTCAGACAGTTCCCGATCAAAATACAAAGAGAGAGTGCAGGAAAATATTCAAAACAATGAAAAAGGAATGGATAAGAAACACAAATATGAAAACACACTTTCAAAATCCGTGGAACATTCTGAAATATCTCAGTCAAAATccagtgagaaagggaaggagagcatCAAGGACTGTGATAAAGGGAAATTTAAGAAGAGTGATTTCCAAAATGTTCAATCGAAATCTAAAGAATTTTCTGAAAGCATGCAAGCAAAGTCCAAAGATAAAGCACAAGGTGGTGAGAAAGGATATGAAACGGGTAATTTTGAAACAAGTCAGTCATGTTCCAAGGATAAAGTGGCAGATCTTCCTTGTGATGAGAAATTAGAAGAAAAAGAGATCAAGTTGCTGGCTGCTTTATCCAAGCCTAAAACAGCTCAAGAAGACGAACAAAGCAGGGACAAGAGTAATAAGCTGAAAAATGTGGCAGAGTATGTGGAGGAGGTGGAAATGACCAAAAGTAATGAAATACAAGAGAGTCATACAGTGGAGTATGATCAGTCAGGATCTAAAGCTGACCTGCATACAGATATTAAAAATGAAGAACTTGTAGAAGGGGAAAAAGTTACTGTACATTTCGAGTTAAAGGAATGGCATTTAGGAGAAAATGAAACAAAtagtacagaaaaaaaatctgaaaatacATTCTCAAAGTCAAGTGAAAAATTTGAAAATGATCAGTCTAATAATGAAGGAATTGATATAGAAAATTCCCGGTTGCATTTAGAAGAAAACAGACTGGATACTAAGGAAATTGCACACACTTATCCAGGAAACATGGTGCAAATTGAAAATCTGATAAAATCTGAAGACAAATTAGAGGAGAGAACAGAAATATTTGAAAGTGAAAGCAGCAAAGCTGAGCCTAGGGAGAATTTAAATTTGGGAGAAAAAGAGCTTGAAACTGAACAAAATGAGACTGACAGATGTAAAATATCTCTTTTGGTTAAAGAACAAACTGAAAAGCCAGCTCATGAACAGTTAGCAAAGTCAAATGAGATAAATATTCATCCAGACTTGGAACAACAGGCATCTTTACCTATCCCTTATGTGGCAGCTTCTCCTGATGATCCAACTACTAAAGATACTAGTCTTTTTCATCCAATTGCTGCTAAAGCACAGTTTGTTTATTATGATCCTTCTTCACCAGCTACTCCAACACTTGATGAAAATTTTAGCTACGAGGCACCTTCTAGTGTTTCAGACTCTAGTATACCTTCTGTGGAAGGCCCTGGAAAGCAAGAGGTTCACAGTTCTGAAAATGTTGCTGAGGAATTATGTGCTAAAAATCAGGCTGAAGAAATGGACATCAAATGCGAGCCACCAAAAGTGGAGTTGCAAGGTAGTAAGA CCATTTATGTAGAGTTGCCAGTTCAGCAAGATATTATGCCAGAAATAAACACAAGTGCCATAGGTGAATTGGAAGATGAAGATCTG
- the bod1l1 gene encoding biorientation of chromosomes in cell division protein 1-like 1 isoform X4, which yields MDALAPGDPKLVSMIVNHLKNQGLFDQFRRDCLADVDTKPAYQNLRQRVDNFVSNHLASHTWSPHLNKNQLRNSLRQMVLQSGMLEVGVDRIISQVVDPKINHIFRPQVEKAVHEFLATVDQKEEPASMNVAQNSEKQEPATSGPSSCPSTSKANDALSILDTITSLNQEASASRITAENSLGKICEKISKKISLTEFKSQAFDLGMEKDHATEETEKIALETTMEFGKLYPKSEGSINVLTTLKDFDDKHEKAGPVVENLEDVNEKNDKIDKREKDVTKAEQLGLSKNERRGKRKDSESVRRGSGTLKQTAKENLKKEKDTNLETTKEEQKEVKAKPGRHPYVHKPFLYSKYYNDSDDEETVVQRRQSIAKEKAERLLRRQWNRERVEDKRKQLEIEKDQLSEEIQRNEENLQPLEKSINSTLSVETNSRKMMQPTSLISKVSKAALKEQKILEKKVALRRKRKGDLRTLSGEVALHHEDRKRKREQLEELKETQLRTELLFQNKEKAFASTLKDSKNAQAPDQPLRSVQILSELNGENNNHLKIDHESCRKQPRSNDLDMSGLEQPRVNKLDDFGLVEENLKDSSKHKGEMKQVKHGDGELMGSESSSWTCDIDINDDQKIGTTFDSVITNYHQVIQSSDSKTLLPSDSAELPILEHGQEIKSRDHTKIKEEKGKEKKYIAEGSWTKSREYTQENTKSYEKNKEKRNESECLRSKFKESVNDDVKSTEKCKEKRNDFENPCLKFKENINEDGKTREKKNESERGRTKSRENTLEDKGHEKSKDKKYMSERTRSLSEESLQDDMKGSEKGKEKRTESGNSRSKSREKMHDDTRSHEKLKENQNESGISRSKSREAVQEDVKNKDKRKNFENARSRSKEELQEDKREKRIEKRRESESSKSKERVDSSRSKTKESIELSRSKSKEDNEYKQKVVEKRHDSETARLKFKEHSEITRSKSREKLQGDVQYDERVEKRRDSENAWLKSKDSVDGSRSKSKDKVQDTIQNEKGIEKKHSSENTGPKSREYSESSHSKVKEKMRDSAQGSMKGNDKRHDSKIKHFEKSHSKSKEDLQVNNAKKMEQKFDFGNNRSKSGERSEHSRSKSKEHSDSSRSKYKERVQENIQNNEKGMDKKHKYENTLSKSVEHSEISQSKSSEKGKESIKDCDKGKFKKSDFQNVQSKSKEFSESMQAKSKDKAQGGEKGYETGNFETSQSCSKDKVADLPCDEKLEEKEIKLLAALSKPKTAQEDEQSRDKSNKLKNVAEYVEEVEMTKSNEIQESHTVEYDQSGSKADLHTDIKNEELVEGEKVTVHFELKEWHLGENETNSTEKKSENTFSKSSEKFENDQSNNEGIDIENSRLHLEENRLDTKEIAHTYPGNMVQIENLIKSEDKLEERTEIFESESSKAEPRENLNLGEKELETEQNETDRCKISLLVKEQTEKPAHEQLAKSNEINIHPDLEQQASLPIPYVAASPDDPTTKDTSLFHPIAAKAQFVYYDPSSPATPTLDENFSYEAPSSVSDSSIPSVEGPGKQEVHSSENVAEELCAKNQAEEMDIKCEPPKVELQGSKTIYVELPVQQDIMPEINTSAIGELEDEDLTGESVTGAREQSSTKNERKPKRPFTPVENPPKRRHLHSEEKSAVVDELVEAIPVEAQEEESPTQSQEKTTKVEDKARNLTSDVSSQNKPTTRAAKKVSSPEHLSVTEQEKRSLTSTKEKPTTDVKSGKSPAPVSVTRSRNQPSPVIKQGRKREASPERKRRQHKTEVPPKRTRR from the exons ATGGACGCCCTGGCCCCCGGAGACCCCAAGCTTGTGTCCATGATCGTCAATCACCTCAAGAATCAGGGCCTCTTTGACCAGTTCCGCCGCGACTGCCTGGCCGACGTGGACACTAAG ccTGCTTACCAGAACTTAAGACAGCGGGTGGATAATTTTGTGTCCAACCATCTTGCAAGTCATACATGGAGCCCTCATCTCAACAAGAATCAACTGAGAAACAGTCTTAGACAGATGGTGCTACA ATCGGGTATGCTGGAGGTAGGCGTAGACAGGATAATTTCTCAAgttgtggatccaaagatcaatCACATATTCCGGCCTCAGGTTGAAAAAGCTGTTCATGAGTTTTTAGCAACTGTGGATCAGAAAGAAGAGCCTGCTTCTATGAACGTTGCTCAAAATTCTGAGAAACAAGAGCCTGCTACTTCAG GCCCTTCTAGCTGTCCTAGCACAAGCAAAGCTAACGATGCTCTTTCTATTTTGGATACAATAACCTCCCTTAATCAGGAAGCCAGTGCTTCCAGGATTACAGCTGAGAATTCATTGGGTAAAATATGTGAAAAGATTTCCAAGAAGATCTCCTTGACAGAATTCAAGTCTCAAGCTTTTGATCTTGGAATGGAGAAAGATCATGCTactgaagaaactgaaaaaaTTGCATTGGAAACCACAATGGAGTTTGGAAAGCTTTATCCTAAGTCAGAGGGATCAATTAATGTTTTAACAACTTTGAAGGATTTTGACGATAAGCATGAAAAGGCTGGGCCTGTTGTGGAAAATTTGGAAGATGTGAATGAAAAAAACGATAAAATTGATAAGAGAGAAAAAGATGTAACAAAAGCTGAACAACTTGGGTTGTCAAAGAATGAGAGAAGAGGCAAACGGAAAGACTCTGAATCTGTCCGACGTGGATCTGGAACTCTTAAACAGACAGCCAAGGAAAACTTAAAGAAAG AAAAAGATACGAATTTGGAAACAACCAAAGAAGAACAAAAGGAAGTCAAAGCGAAACCTGGACGGCATCCATATGTCCACAAACCATTTCTGTATTCAAAGTACTATAATGATTCAGATGATGAAGAAACCGTGGTTCAACGTCGCCAGTCAATT GCAAAAGAAAAGGCAGAGCGGTTACTGAGGCGACAGTGGAACAGAGAAAGGGTAGAAGACAAGCGCAAACAGTTGGAAATCGAGAAAGACCAGTTATCAGAAGAGATTCAAAGGAATGAAGAAAATCTTCAACCACTGGAAAAAA GTATTAACAGTACTTTAAGTGTTGAAACTAATTCAAGAAAAATGATGCAGCCAACCTCCCTCATTTCAAAAGTTAGCAAAGCAGCTTTGAAAGAACAAAAAATCCTGGAGAAAAAAGTGGCACTgagaaggaaaaggaaaggaGACTTAAG AACCTTATCAGGGGAAGTTGCTCTGCACCATGAAGACCGGAAAAGAAAGCGTGAACAGCTAGAAGAATTGAAGGAAACTCAGCTTAGAACAGAG TTGCTTTTCCAGAACAAAGAAAAGGCTTTTGCTTCTACTCTGAAGGATTCCAAAAATGCACAGGCCCCAGATCAGCCACTCAGATCTGTTCAGATACTTTCAGAGTTGAATGGTGAAAACAACAACCATTTAAAAATTGATCATGAGTCTTGTCGAAAGCAACCAAGAAGCAATGATTTGGATATGAGCGGATTGGAACAACCTCGTGTTAATAAGCTTGATGACTTCGGATTAGTAGAAGAAAATCTTAAAGATTCATCGAAGCACAAAGGTGAAATGAAGCAAGTAAAACATGGTGATGGGGAACTGATGGGATCTGAAAGTAGCTCTTGGACTTGTGATATTGACATAAATGATGATCAGAAGATCGGAACTACTTTCGACAGTGTCATAACCAATTACCATCAGGTTATACAATCAAGTGACAGCAAAACTCTGCTTCCTTCAGATTCTGCAGAATTACCAATATTAGAACATGGTCAAGAAATCAAATCTAGAGATCACACAAAAATaaaagaagagaaaggaaaagaaaagaaatataTTGCTGAAGGCTCCTGGACAAAATCCAGAGAGTATACACAGGAAAATACAAAAAGTTACgagaaaaacaaagagaaaagaaaTGAATCTGAATGCCTGCGGTCAAAATTCAAGGAAAGCGTGAACGATGATGTGAAATCTACAGAAAAATGTAAAGAGAAACGGAATGATTTTGAAAACCCTTGCCTCAAATTCAAGGAAAATATAAATGAAGATGGTAAAACCAGAGAAAAGAAAAATGAGTCAGAGCGTGGTCGAACAAAATCTAGGGAAAATACCCTTGAAGATAAAGGCCATGAGAAAAGTAAAGACAAGAAATACATGTCTGAACGCACTCGGTCTTTATCTGAGGAAAGCTTGCAAGACGACATGAAAGGCTCTGAAAAAGGCAAAGAAAAGAGAACCGAATCTGGCAACTCGCGATCAAAGTCCAGAGAGAAAATGCATGATGATACAAGAAGTCATGAGAAACTCAAAGAGAATCAAAATGAATCTGGAATCTCTCGATCTAAGTCAAGGGAAGCTGTACAGGAGGATGTTAAAAATAAAGATAAAAGGAAGAATTTTGAAAATGCAAGGTCGAGATCGAAGGAAGAATTGCAAGAAGATAAAAGGGAAAAGAGAATAGAAAAGAGACGAGAATCTGAAAGCTCAAAATCCAAGGAAAGGGTTGATAGCTCTAGGTCAAAAACAAAGGAAAGCATTGAATTGTCTCGATCAAAGTCTAAGGAAGATAATGAATATAAGCAGAAAGTTGTGGAGAAAAGGCACGATTCTGAAACTGCTCGGTTGAAATTTAAGGAACATTCAGAAATCACTAGATCAAAATCCAGGGAAAAATTGCAGGGAGATGTTCAGTATGACGAGAGGGTAGAAAAGCGACGTGATTCTGAAAACGCTTGGCTTAAATCTAAGGATAGTGTTGATGGCTCTCGATCAAAATCCAAGGACAAAGTGCAGGATACTATTCAAAATGAAAAAGGAATAGAAAAGAAGCATAGTTCTGAAAACACAGGTCCAAAATCCAGGGAATATTCAGAAAGCTCGCACTCAAAAGTCAAAGAAAAGATGCGTGATTCTGCTCAGGGTTCAATGAAAGGAAATGACAAGAGGCATGATTCTAAGATAAAACATTTTGAAAAATCACATTCAAAATCTAAGGAAGATTTGCAGGTAAATAATGCAAAGAAGATGGAACAAAAGTTTGATTTTGGAAATAATCGGTCGAAGTCTGGGGAACGCTCTGAACATTCGCGGTCAAAATCTAAGGAGCATTCAGACAGTTCCCGATCAAAATACAAAGAGAGAGTGCAGGAAAATATTCAAAACAATGAAAAAGGAATGGATAAGAAACACAAATATGAAAACACACTTTCAAAATCCGTGGAACATTCTGAAATATCTCAGTCAAAATccagtgagaaagggaaggagagcatCAAGGACTGTGATAAAGGGAAATTTAAGAAGAGTGATTTCCAAAATGTTCAATCGAAATCTAAAGAATTTTCTGAAAGCATGCAAGCAAAGTCCAAAGATAAAGCACAAGGTGGTGAGAAAGGATATGAAACGGGTAATTTTGAAACAAGTCAGTCATGTTCCAAGGATAAAGTGGCAGATCTTCCTTGTGATGAGAAATTAGAAGAAAAAGAGATCAAGTTGCTGGCTGCTTTATCCAAGCCTAAAACAGCTCAAGAAGACGAACAAAGCAGGGACAAGAGTAATAAGCTGAAAAATGTGGCAGAGTATGTGGAGGAGGTGGAAATGACCAAAAGTAATGAAATACAAGAGAGTCATACAGTGGAGTATGATCAGTCAGGATCTAAAGCTGACCTGCATACAGATATTAAAAATGAAGAACTTGTAGAAGGGGAAAAAGTTACTGTACATTTCGAGTTAAAGGAATGGCATTTAGGAGAAAATGAAACAAAtagtacagaaaaaaaatctgaaaatacATTCTCAAAGTCAAGTGAAAAATTTGAAAATGATCAGTCTAATAATGAAGGAATTGATATAGAAAATTCCCGGTTGCATTTAGAAGAAAACAGACTGGATACTAAGGAAATTGCACACACTTATCCAGGAAACATGGTGCAAATTGAAAATCTGATAAAATCTGAAGACAAATTAGAGGAGAGAACAGAAATATTTGAAAGTGAAAGCAGCAAAGCTGAGCCTAGGGAGAATTTAAATTTGGGAGAAAAAGAGCTTGAAACTGAACAAAATGAGACTGACAGATGTAAAATATCTCTTTTGGTTAAAGAACAAACTGAAAAGCCAGCTCATGAACAGTTAGCAAAGTCAAATGAGATAAATATTCATCCAGACTTGGAACAACAGGCATCTTTACCTATCCCTTATGTGGCAGCTTCTCCTGATGATCCAACTACTAAAGATACTAGTCTTTTTCATCCAATTGCTGCTAAAGCACAGTTTGTTTATTATGATCCTTCTTCACCAGCTACTCCAACACTTGATGAAAATTTTAGCTACGAGGCACCTTCTAGTGTTTCAGACTCTAGTATACCTTCTGTGGAAGGCCCTGGAAAGCAAGAGGTTCACAGTTCTGAAAATGTTGCTGAGGAATTATGTGCTAAAAATCAGGCTGAAGAAATGGACATCAAATGCGAGCCACCAAAAGTGGAGTTGCAAGGTAGTAAGA CCATTTATGTAGAGTTGCCAGTTCAGCAAGATATTATGCCAGAAATAAACACAAGTGCCATAGGTGAATTGGAAGATGAAGATCTG